CTCAATATTAATTCCAAATTTAAATCAAAATGGCGTTGTTTATTCTAAACACAAATGGAATGAGCTGACGCTTAATATTAATATAACGCCTATACTGAGTAAGGTAAGTTTGATTCAGTATGGATTCACTCTGCCAACGTGAGGAGAATAATTATGATGATCAATAAAAGATTGGCGACTGCCGCATTGGCACTAACGCTGGCCCTGTCACTATCTGCATGTTCCAACATGTCAAAACGAGACCGTAATACTGCCATCGGTGCCGGTGTCGGGGCTGTTGGGGGCGCAGTGCTGACTGATAGCACACTGGGTACTCTGGGTGGTGCGGCTATTGGTGGGGTTATTGGCCATCAGGTCAGTAAATAAACTTATCCTTCGTTCTTGAAACTGTAGCGTTGTTGGCGGCTCTCATGCACCCGAATCACTGACATAAGTCAGCTCATCGGGATTTATTCGTTTGCCGCCTGGCTACAGTCCCAATAACTTCGGATAATTTCTTTTATTCTTGAAACTGTAGCGTTGTTGGTGGCTCTCATGCACCCAAATCACTGACATAAGTCAGCTCATCGGGATTTATTCGTTTGCCGCCTGGCTACAGTCCCAATAACTTCGGATAATTTCTTTTATTCTTAAAACTGTAGCGTTGTTGGTGGCTCTCATGCACCCGAATCACTGACATAAGTCAGCTCATCGGGATTTATTCGTTTGCCGCCTGGCTACAGTCCCAATGACTTTAGATACTTTGTTTTATTCTTAAAACGTTAGCGATAACGAAGTTGACTGACGGGGAAATGTGCCGAACGGGTCGTAGCAGCGTAAGCTGCCGGAGCACCCATCGGGGCAGTCACCCCGTCAAACTCCACTCAATAAAACAACGTGTTATAATTTCTTCAACCCCCTGCCAGTTTGACTTTCATCCCCTTGGCTTCGAGCAGTTGCTTAAGAAGATCGCGTTTATCTCCTTGAATTTCAATGATGCCGTCTTTAATTGAGCCACCGCAACCGCACTTCTTCTTCAATTCTGCTGACAGTTTCTCTAGCATTTCATCACTGCCATCAATACCGCTAATCAAACACACGCCCTTGCCTTTGCGGCCACTGGTTTGACGCTGGATGCGCACAATACCATCGCCTTTAGGCCGCTGCGGTTTGACCTCGGGTTCAGTGATACGCCCGGTATCGGTTGAATAGACCAAACGGCTATTATCATGACTCATTTTGCCCCCTTACCCAAAGAGGCCAGAATGTCGGTCAAGGTTTTTTCCGGGTCAGGGGATTGGGTGATCGGACGCCCTATCACCATATAATCCACACCTGCCGCTACCGCTTGTTCTGGTGTCATAATACGGCGCTGATCGCCAGCATCACTGCCCTCAGGGCGAATCCCCGGTGTCACCAGTTTGAAATCCTCACCACACACCTGCTTTAAGCGCACCGCTTCGTGGGCAGAACAGACCACCCCATCTAAACCGCAATCCCAGGTTAATTTTGCCAACCGCTCTGCCTGTTCGGCTGGGGTGATATTAATGCCAATATCACGTAAATCCCCACCATCCATGCTGGTTAGCACCGTCACAGCAATCAGTAATGGTGCTTGTTGGCCAAAGGGCAATAATGCTTCTTTTGCCGCCGTCATCATGCGCATCCCCCCAGTGGCATGAACATTTACCATCCACACCCCCAGTTCCGCCGCCGCCGCAACCGCACGGGCGGTAGTGTTAGGAATATCGTGGAATTTCAAATCCAGAAAGACCTCAAAACCGCGCTGATGCAGATCTCGAACAAGTTGGGGGCCATATAAAGTAAACATCTCTTTGCCTACTTTTAATCGGCAATCTCGCGGATTAACACGATCAGCAAAAGCTAACGCCGCGTCTTTATTGGCATAATCCAGTGCAACAACGATCGGGGAAGATATTGAGCCACTGTTATTAGTTTTAGTTGCAGACGTCATTTTCAAGCCTTTTTCAGTCAGTTAGTCATGATAACAACGACATTCTACAGGGTGTGTCACTGAAATTACAGCAGTCGGCAATGTGAGTTTAGCCGCCCTTTGTCAGGCTTTTTCTGGTTACGTAGATTTATGCAAAAGCAGACGTACTTCTTATACCCGCAGTTAAGTAAAAAAGTTTCAAGAAAGGTAAAATGTCATTCGAATTTTTTGATGATAAAAATCAATTTTTTGTGATTTTATTTAAACAACCCTGCGCTATGATGCACTCCATCGCAAGACATTGATTGTCTATGCCATGATTTAAATAATAATTTGTTATTTAAATGGTAAATATGTAACTGGAGTTCCACATGAAAAATATTAAATATATTATCCCTGCGTTGGCCCTTTCTTTCGCATCATTTGCCAGTGTTGCTGCCACACAAATCCTGCACGCACCAGCAACAGGCTTGAATGAGATGGGTACCGTTGCCGCCAGCAATGCCGGTACATTAACTGAATTAGAAAACGCTCTGGCGAAAAAAGCAGATGAAGCTGGCGCAACCTCATACCTGATCACCTCTGCTACCGGCAATAACAAATTGCACGGTACGGCGGTCATTTACCGCTAAGAGACAAAGGGGAAAGGTGGTTTCAGCACTTTTCCCCGATAGTAATATTCTGTTCCCCAGAAGATAAACAAACTCAACTTTTCCCAGCGTCGTGTTCCGTTTTGTGCGCTGGGAGATTGAGGATCAGATGGGTGATTATCCCCCCGACCAGCCCCCAGAACGCGGAGCCGACCCCCAACAATGTCACGCCGGAAGCCGTTATCAAAAACGTGATAATCGCTGCATCACGCTGACGTTCATTTTCCAGCGCACGATACAAACTACCCGCAATGGTGCCAAGTAAGGCCAGACCGGCAATAGTGTGGATAAGCGCGACCGGCAGAGCGGTAAACACTATACCGATTGAACCACCAAACACACCGGCGATCAGATAGAAGAACCCAGCAGCGACCGCCGCCATATAACGTTTTTTCGGATCAGGATGGATATCTTGCCCCATGCAGATCGCCGCTGTAATCGCCGCGATACAGACGGTAAACCCACCAAACGGTGCTAAAACCAGTGCGGTCAGTGCTGTCCATGAAATCAGGGGGGAAACAGGCAGATTGTAACCATGCGCTTTCAGCGTAGCGATGCCCGGCGCATTTTGTGAGGCCATTGTCACCACGAAAAACGGAACACCGATGCCGAGAAGAGTTGAGATTGTGAAGTGCGGCATGACAAAGACCGGAGTGGCAAAAATCAACGTCTGGCCGTGCAGTGCAATATTGCCCTGTAATCCGGCCACAATCAGCCCGGCGGCCAGTGCCAGAACAATCGCATAGCGCGACAGCGTTCGTTTTGCCAGCAGATACACCAGACACATGGTGCCAGCTAGCGCGAAATGACTTTGTCGACCTCGAACCGGGTGGATGCAGTGAGTCAACGCCACACGAAGCTGGCGTGATTGAGCATGTGATTGTCATTGAAGGAGAACTGATACTCACTGTTGATGGCGTGACCCGAACGCTGACCACTGGTGAGGCGCTACGATTTGCGGCTGATTGCCCGCACGGCTATCGCAATGAAAGCGGCCATTCTGTGCGTTTCCACGACTTGATACATTATCCACACACTCGCCCGTAAGCCTTCATTTATCTCTAGCGTAACAGGTCTTAGCCATCGGTTACGCCAAACCATAATCCCCCATCACTTCAGATCACTTAACCTTCTGCGCATTGTCTATTTCTGAAAATGCTCAATGTGAATTTTTTGTGACAATTGTGTTATCCCCTGGACAGTTTCGCTTCCCTCACTTAGCTTGGTATTTTCCCCTAAGTTGAAGGTTATATGATGAGCGAAATATCTACCTTAACCATTAAAATCCCTCTGGAATTAAAAGAGAAAATCAAAGCTGCCGCCTTAGAAAAACAGTTTTCTCTCAGCACTGAAGTGTGCGAAAGATTAGAAAAAAGTTTTGCGGTTGATGTTAAAAGCGCTAAGAGCGGCCATAAAGATGCCAAATTGCATCACAACGAGATTGATAACCAAGGCGTGGAAGAAATTTCAGAACAGCCGTTAAGCCAGAAAGAATTGAAGAAACTGCGCCAATTGCTAAAAGCACCGCAGAAGAAAAAATAGATCATAAATCACTGTCGGGTGATTCAATTCACCCGATACCCCTGAATAACCTGCACTTATTGACCATCCAACCCTCTAATAGGCTTAACTGACGCCCAGGCACGGCAAGACGGACAATGCCAATAGAGTGAGTGCGCGGTAAAACCACACTTGTGGCAGCGATAACGCGGTTTGGTGCGAATTTGCTCGCCAACCATATCGCGCAACAACAGTAAACTCTCTTTCGCTCGCCCTTCTTCGGCATCTGCCAGGTGATAGTCCATCAACCGATAGAACACACGCATGGTTGGATGGCGTTGCAATTGGCGATTAATATAGGTTTGCGCCACATCCCGGCCTTCATGCTGTTCAAGAATTTCCGCCAACATTAACTCAGCCGTCGCGCCAGTATTATCTTCAACACAGCGTTTCAGGAAATTAGCCCAGGCTTCGGGTTGTTGTAGGTGTTGATAGCATTCACTCAGCATCGGCAATGCTTCGCTGACCACTTCTTTATCTTGCTCCAACACGCGCTCCAGCGCTTCAACGCCCTTCGCATACTCACCCTTGGCCAGATGCACCCGACCTTGCATGATGGACACCCTGGCGCACTGTTTGTCTGCTGAGGCGGCTTTCTTCAACAGGCTCATCGCTTTGTCGAGATCATCACTGCCCATCGCTTGCAGCGCCAATTCGCAATAAAAATGAGCAATTTCCAGTCGCTGATTCTCTTTACCCATCTTGACCAGTTTTTCTGCCACTTCGATGGCATTGTTCCAATCACTGGTCGCCTGATGGATAACTAATAACTGCTGTAATGCGCCAAGCCGGAAATCTTGCTCCTCAACCAATTGGTTGAACATGTCCTCCGCCCTGTCATATAACCCCGCAGCCATGTAATCGCGGCCCAACTGCTGGACGGCCAGCAACCGTTGTTCAAAGGTCAGAGAGGCACTTTCCATCAAGGCTTGATGGATGCGGATAGCGCGGTCAACCTCACCACGGGAGCGGAACAGATTACCTAACGTCAGATGTGCTTCAACTGTTGAACTGTCTTCTTTCAGCATTTCAAGAAACAGATCAACCGCTTTGTCTTGCTGGTTTGAGAGCAGGAAGTTAACCCCAGCCACATATTCACGAGACAGGCGGTTAGCATCCTGCTGCTTATCCTGCTGAGCACTTCTACGCCCCATATACCAACCATAGGCAGCAGCGACCGGTAACAGCAGAAACAGCATTTCTAACATAGAAAATTATTCCTTGCCGACGGCAGGTGTGGATGCAGTCGCACTGGGTTCAATCGGTAACTCTTGCTGCGATTCAAGGCGTTTAATTTTCCGCTCTGCACGCCCCAATAAAATTCGAACTCGCAGATAAAAAAGTCCACAAATAATCCATCCCAGAACCAAACCGGCGGCAAACAGTGTCGCCAACAAGGTAGATACCCGATATTCGCCCTGAGCCAATAAATAATTGAAGGTAACGACCTGATCGTTATTTGCTCCGAGCGTGACTGATATCACGAAAATGACGAGCACTAACAAAAAAATCAGCAAATATTTCACGTTTTTTCCTAAAGGCCGAATCAACCTGATGAATTATGCCAAAAATGTGGCGTCCTTACTTAACAAATTAGCACTTCCTTACCCCGCAAAGAAACCCTGCACCAAGATAAAGCGCCGAACTGATGCTCAATAGAGATTATTTTAAGCAACTTAATCGCGAATGATTAATTGCAAATAAGAATCAATCGTCTATGTTTAGTCATGCTCACGCTTTTCAATCTCTTGCTGTTCTTGCGGTGGAATATTCAACGGGCCGAACCACCGCTGCACCAGACTGCATACCATCGCAACTAACAAACCGCTAATTATCGTGGCCGCCATTAAATCGCCTGGCCAATGCATACCTAATACCAGACGGCTCATCATGACACCCTGCGCCCAAAGCATCAGTAAAATAACCGTTTTATAATGTCGACGGGGCCATAACAGCCCGACGGCCAATAATGCCCAACTGGCGGCAAAAACCGTGTGGCCGGAAGGAAAGGCAAAACCCGTTTCAAACTGCCAGTGACTGCTTAACCACGATGGGATCGCGGATTGATTCTGTAATTGTTGTTTAATCAACTTGCTACGTTCAACGCGCGGTAAGGAATAGAAAAAATGGTTATCGATATGATGCTCAGCTTCGAGCCAGACCACAAATGGCCGCGGCTCCTGTACCTGTTCTTTAATCAGTGATTTCAATCCCTGCCCCACAACAATAACCATACTGAGTATAACCAACAGCCCGATAGCCGGTTTGAGCCGAAAACGCAGACACCACAAAAACCAGCCACCGAGTAATACGCTGGTTACGATGCCCCACGGCGCGGTCACCGTCTCTGTTACCCAAAACAACCCTTTTAACCAGCGTTCACCGCCACCCGGCTGCCACTGCCAACCCGAGAGCCAAATGACAAAGGTTGGCAGCAGTAAAATAAGTGATCCCAGAGTAATGCGTTTTGTTATATTCCACATCTGTTGCCCTTTCTTTCTGGCAATATCCACAACATATTACCTGTGGTGATAGCACGATTTATATAAGCGCTATATCTATATAATATAAGTATCTCTACCTATTGATAACATACACAAATTTTTGTCATTACTAAAATAAGTCTTAGATAGACATTCTCGCTAACCTTATTGCTGCTTTGTTGAACAGCAGCAGGTCAAAAGTTATGGCAATATAGCTAATAATGATCGCAGAAAATTTTTATTTAACCTTATGCCCTAAAAGCAAAAGGGTGTAGCAGGCATTCACGGTAGGGTATGCGATAACCTATCTAAGGGTATAAAGTTATAATATGAACAGCAAGATGCAGCTAAAACGTGTAGCAGAAGCCAAATTACCGACTCCTTGGGGTGACTTCCTGATGGTCGGTTTCGAAGAGTTAGCCACCGGTCATGACCATTTGGCATTGATTTTTGGGGATATTAGCACCGATGAACCCGTGCTCTCCCGTGTTCACTCTGAGTGTCTGACGGGCGATGCCCTCTTTAGCCTGCGTTGCGATTGTGGTTTCCAGTTAGAAGCTGCGCTGGCACATATTGCTGAAGAAGGCCGTGGTGTACTGCTTTATCATCGTCAGGAAGGCCGTAATATTGGTTTACTGAATAAAATCCGCGCTTATGCTTTGCAAGACTTAGGTGCCGACACCGTTGAAGCTAATCATCAACTGGGTTTCGCTGCCGATGAGCGCGATTTCACGCTGTGTTCTGATATGTATAAGCTATTGGGTATTAAGGCCGTGCGTTTGCTGACCAATAACCCGAAGAAGGTCGAAATTCTCTCCGAGGCCGGGATCAATATCGTCGAACGCGTCCCGCTGATTGTCGGACAGAATCCTAAGAACGAGCACTATATGGCGACCAAAGCCGCCAAGATGGGCCATTTATTGACCAAATAATCGCTTCGATAGAGCCGCTTATCAAATATAAGGGGGGCTAGCCCCCCTCAGACGGCTGACAAAGTTGATAAGCGGGGAAATGTGCCGAATGGGTCGTAACGGCGTGAGCCGTCGGAGCGCCCATCGGCGCAGTCGCCCAGCCAGTCTCGGTGCGATAAAATGGGTTTGTCATTAACCTCAGGGGGCTAGTCCCCCCTCTTTTATGCCCCAACTTAATGGTGACACTGTCACTAATCTATCCGGCCATTACAACATTTTGCGGATCACATAATGCAAGATGCCGCCATTTTCGAAATAAACCAATTCATTGCCTGTATCAATACGACAGCGGGTATCAACCTTTTGTTGCCGTCCATCCATATAAGTGATGGTGACAGAGACAGTTTGCCCCGGTGCCAAACTTTGTAACCCACTGACACTAATAGATTCATCACCAGTCAGGCCCAAGGTTTTGCGATTGACGCCGGCAGGAAACTCCAGCGGCAGAATTCCCATTCCGATTAAATTAGAGCGGTGAATACGTTCAAATGATTCCGCGATAACAACGCGCACTCCCAGCAACCTCGGCCCCTTAGCTGCCCAGTCACGGCTAGAGCCTGAACCATATTCCTTACCGGCAATTACTGCCAGTGGCACATTCTCTTGCTGATAACGCATCGCCGCATCATAGATAGCCATTTGATTTTGCGAGGGAATATGGCGAGTGATCCCCCCCTCAACACCGGGCACCATTTCATTGCGAATACGAATATTGGCAAAGGTTCCGCGCATCATCACTTCGTGGTTACCGCGACGAGAGCCGTAGGAGTTAAACTCCTTAATCTCGACTCCGCGATCCCGTAAATAGCGGCCTGCCGGGCTATCGAGTTTGATATTACCG
The sequence above is drawn from the Yersinia enterocolitica subsp. enterocolitica genome and encodes:
- the osmB gene encoding osmotically-inducible lipoprotein OsmB, whose protein sequence is MMMINKRLATAALALTLALSLSACSNMSKRDRNTAIGAGVGAVGGAVLTDSTLGTLGGAAIGGVIGHQVSK
- the yciH gene encoding stress response translation initiation inhibitor YciH, whose amino-acid sequence is MSHDNSRLVYSTDTGRITEPEVKPQRPKGDGIVRIQRQTSGRKGKGVCLISGIDGSDEMLEKLSAELKKKCGCGGSIKDGIIEIQGDKRDLLKQLLEAKGMKVKLAGG
- the pyrF gene encoding orotidine-5'-phosphate decarboxylase, with the translated sequence MTSATKTNNSGSISSPIVVALDYANKDAALAFADRVNPRDCRLKVGKEMFTLYGPQLVRDLHQRGFEVFLDLKFHDIPNTTARAVAAAAELGVWMVNVHATGGMRMMTAAKEALLPFGQQAPLLIAVTVLTSMDGGDLRDIGINITPAEQAERLAKLTWDCGLDGVVCSAHEAVRLKQVCGEDFKLVTPGIRPEGSDAGDQRRIMTPEQAVAAGVDYMVIGRPITQSPDPEKTLTDILASLGKGAK
- the bhsA gene encoding multiple stress resistance protein BhsA, whose protein sequence is MKNIKYIIPALALSFASFASVAATQILHAPATGLNEMGTVAASNAGTLTELENALAKKADEAGATSYLITSATGNNKLHGTAVIYR
- the lapB gene encoding lipopolysaccharide assembly protein LapB: MLEMLFLLLPVAAAYGWYMGRRSAQQDKQQDANRLSREYVAGVNFLLSNQQDKAVDLFLEMLKEDSSTVEAHLTLGNLFRSRGEVDRAIRIHQALMESASLTFEQRLLAVQQLGRDYMAAGLYDRAEDMFNQLVEEQDFRLGALQQLLVIHQATSDWNNAIEVAEKLVKMGKENQRLEIAHFYCELALQAMGSDDLDKAMSLLKKAASADKQCARVSIMQGRVHLAKGEYAKGVEALERVLEQDKEVVSEALPMLSECYQHLQQPEAWANFLKRCVEDNTGATAELMLAEILEQHEGRDVAQTYINRQLQRHPTMRVFYRLMDYHLADAEEGRAKESLLLLRDMVGEQIRTKPRYRCHKCGFTAHSLYWHCPSCRAWASVKPIRGLDGQ
- a CDS encoding LapA family protein, with the protein product MKYLLIFLLVLVIFVISVTLGANNDQVVTFNYLLAQGEYRVSTLLATLFAAGLVLGWIICGLFYLRVRILLGRAERKIKRLESQQELPIEPSATASTPAVGKE
- the pgpB gene encoding phosphatidylglycerophosphatase B; translated protein: MWNITKRITLGSLILLLPTFVIWLSGWQWQPGGGERWLKGLFWVTETVTAPWGIVTSVLLGGWFLWCLRFRLKPAIGLLVILSMVIVVGQGLKSLIKEQVQEPRPFVVWLEAEHHIDNHFFYSLPRVERSKLIKQQLQNQSAIPSWLSSHWQFETGFAFPSGHTVFAASWALLAVGLLWPRRHYKTVILLMLWAQGVMMSRLVLGMHWPGDLMAATIISGLLVAMVCSLVQRWFGPLNIPPQEQQEIEKREHD
- the ribA gene encoding GTP cyclohydrolase II; the encoded protein is MQLKRVAEAKLPTPWGDFLMVGFEELATGHDHLALIFGDISTDEPVLSRVHSECLTGDALFSLRCDCGFQLEAALAHIAEEGRGVLLYHRQEGRNIGLLNKIRAYALQDLGADTVEANHQLGFAADERDFTLCSDMYKLLGIKAVRLLTNNPKKVEILSEAGINIVERVPLIVGQNPKNEHYMATKAAKMGHLLTK